GTGATGGACTCCAGGGCGTTTTTCACCAGATTGATGAGCACCTGCTGCATCTTGGGCAGATCCATCGGCACCGGCGGGCAGCCGGCGGCGCTCTCGACTTGGAGGTGAATGCCCCGGGCCCTGGCCTCCTCCTGCATCAGGGACTGGGTTTTCCGGAGGAGCACCTCCACAGGCTGGGGGCGAAGGTCCAGCCGCCCATCGCGGGACAGGCTGAGGAAATCCTCCACAATGGCATTGAGCCGGCCGATCTCCTCCCGCACCACCTGGGTCAGCCGCTGGAACTCCTGCTGCTGCTCGTGGTCGGCGGCCTTGAATTCCCGCTTCAGCCGCTGCACCGCGATGCTGATGGCGTTCAGGGGATTGCGGATTTCATGGGCCACGCCCGCCCCCAGCTTGCCCAGGGAGGAGAGGCGCTCGGCCTGATGCAGGCGCTCCTGCATGGCCTGCAGGCGGGCAAAATAGCGGCTCTGAAACGAGAAAAGCAGCACCATGGCCACCAGGCCGATGGCGATCATCACCCCGGTCCAGATGAAGATGTGCCGCCGGTTCTCCCGGATGAGGGCATCGGTCTCCCGGGTCTTAAGTCCCACCCGGGCGGTGCCGATGGTTCGGCCTTCCCACCGGAAGGGCGCCGTCAGTTCCAGGACCCTCATCTCCCCCACCTCAGTGCAGCGGACGTCCATCACCCCCGGCCCGGGGGCAGGAGAGGCCGGGAGCCGGCACACTCTCATAGTATTAGTCGGAATGGCGCCCTCCTGGGCCAGGAGCTGCCCTTGGGGGGTCTCCAGGAGAAAGTAGGCCAACGCCTCGCTGACGGCAAATTCCCGCAGGGTCTCCTGGATGGCGGTGCGCCATCCCCAGAACTGAAGCTCCTGGGCCCCGAGGAGGAGGAAAACCGCCCCTTTCCCCTCCAGGCGGCGCAGCCCGATGAACCGCACCCCCACGGAGGGGTCCACGGGATGGAAGAGATGCAGGGAGACCTCTTCCCGCCCTAAGAGGAGGGGCGCAGCCCAGACCTCCAATTGTGTCAGACCGCGGCCGGTCTGACCGCTGATCCGGCCGTCGGCAGCCAGAATCACGATGCCCAGGAGGTTCTCGGCTACGGCGAGCCTCTGGAGCTCCGCCGCCGAGAGGTCATTTTCCTGGTCCTTAAGGTCCAGATGGCGGGCCAGGTCCAGCAGGGAGCGGGCCAGAGTTTCCTGCAGCGACAACTCCTCCTCCCCGCCGCCAAGGCCTGGGCCTCCCGGGAAGGAGGCCTCCCCGCCCCCCCACAGGAGACGCCGATATTTCTCCTGGGAGGCCTTCTCGAGAGCGTGCACCATGGCCGCGGCCCGGTTGTGCAGCACGGTGAGGAGCAGCCTTTCCGTGCGGCCCAGGTCCATGAGGGCCAGGACGCAGAACAGCGCCGCAAAGAGGGAGAAGGCCAGGGCGGTGGCCAGGGGCGGGAGCAGCCGGCGCCTCCCGCCGGCGAGCCCGGAGGTGCTATCCTGAGCCTCCCCCCTCATGGTTCCCCCTCGAGGCTGGGAGAGAACGGGGGCTTACGGCCGCTGAACCAGATGCGTCGCTGCTCGGGAGTCAGGACCGCCCGGATTTTCAGGTAGTAATCCGTGGTGGTCTCCTGGCATTGGAGCCACAGGCGCCGCAATTCCGCCGCCTTGCTCCGGATGGCCTGCTCCTCCGCCTGAGGGTTGGCCAGGGCGGCTTTGAATTCCAGGCGCTGGGCCAACAGCCGGCCGCGCAGCTCCTGGAGCCGGCCCAAGTACTCCCCTTCAATTTCCCTCAGGGCCTGTTCCTGTGCCGGGCTGAGCCCCAGACTTTGCCCGGCTAAAGGGGAAGCGGGCCCGGGACCCCGCTTGCCTGGCTGGGCCTCCAGGTTGCCGCACAGGCACACAAACGCCACCAGCCAGCCGCTTATGAGGCCGCGCCACCTCATCACATCTCCTGACTCGGCCAGGGAGAACCCGGCCCCCTTTCCCCCATCGGTTTCAGCAGCCTGGGAAGGAGCCCGCCTGCCGAAAAGATAGGGAAACCGCGCCGGCTCCCCCCCAGGGCATCATTTCCAACCCCGCTTCATATTATCACAGTGGCCGCCCCCAACGCTGCCATCGGCCCCGGGGCAATGGCACTGTTCCTCCCTTTCCGGGAGTAATTCCTCCCGGCACTCCTGTTCCGGCCGCGGCTTCACGGTCTGGAAACCGCCCAGAGCCTCCTCGACATTTTCGTCGAAGGCCGCCACCAACCGTGTCGATTTTATAAGTGCCTATATTTTTTAAAAATATTCTCATCTCTGTTTCTGCTCCTTCGACAATCCTTGCCGGACCGGTTGGCGGAGTGCCTCAAGGGGCGACGGCGCTGTCGCAATATTTTCACAGAGTTTCAGATAGTTATATCTTCCC
This portion of the Desulfobaccales bacterium genome encodes:
- a CDS encoding ATP-binding protein, producing the protein MRGEAQDSTSGLAGGRRRLLPPLATALAFSLFAALFCVLALMDLGRTERLLLTVLHNRAAAMVHALEKASQEKYRRLLWGGGEASFPGGPGLGGGEEELSLQETLARSLLDLARHLDLKDQENDLSAAELQRLAVAENLLGIVILAADGRISGQTGRGLTQLEVWAAPLLLGREEVSLHLFHPVDPSVGVRFIGLRRLEGKGAVFLLLGAQELQFWGWRTAIQETLREFAVSEALAYFLLETPQGQLLAQEGAIPTNTMRVCRLPASPAPGPGVMDVRCTEVGEMRVLELTAPFRWEGRTIGTARVGLKTRETDALIRENRRHIFIWTGVMIAIGLVAMVLLFSFQSRYFARLQAMQERLHQAERLSSLGKLGAGVAHEIRNPLNAISIAVQRLKREFKAADHEQQQEFQRLTQVVREEIGRLNAIVEDFLSLSRDGRLDLRPQPVEVLLRKTQSLMQEEARARGIHLQVESAAGCPPVPMDLPKMQQVLINLVKNALESITGEGSITLAAAPAGKDHLRLRVTDTGRGLASEEQQHVFDPYYTTKTKGVGLGLTIAYEIVRAHGGEISVRSAPGTGTTFEILLPLG
- a CDS encoding periplasmic heavy metal sensor — encoded protein: MRWRGLISGWLVAFVCLCGNLEAQPGKRGPGPASPLAGQSLGLSPAQEQALREIEGEYLGRLQELRGRLLAQRLEFKAALANPQAEEQAIRSKAAELRRLWLQCQETTTDYYLKIRAVLTPEQRRIWFSGRKPPFSPSLEGEP